Below is a window of Candidatus Eisenbacteria bacterium DNA.
TCCTTCACGTTTTGGGGTGCTGTGCCGGTTCGGGCCGGCGGACGGTCTGCGGGAAGCGGCCCCCCGCGTCGATGTGGCCGGATTTCCTGGCCTTCACGGGGTTGGTCTGCAGGGGAAGCGAAACGTTACACGGGGCGGGAATGCTGGTATCTTGGGGCCGATTTGTGGAGGTATCTCCAATTTGCCGGGGGCGGGCCGTAACATTTGCGCGCGGGTGAGGACCCAGGAGTTGGCCGCGCGCCGTCGATCCGCAGGTTCCAGCACCCCGCGCCGCGAAACGAGGTCTCTTTGAGCAATCCCATCGCCCGATACGCCCGCTGGCTGCACACCGGATGGCCCGCGGGCCAGGTGGAGAAGCTGCCCGAGGTGCGCCCGGACGGGGGCACCTCCGTGCCCGGCGTCTACGTGTGTGGTGACCTGGCCGGGGTGCCGCTGCTGAAGTTCGCGCTCGACACGGGGGCGCGCGTTGCGCGGACCATCGCGAGCGAGCTGGGCGTGAGCGGGAGCGGCGGGGGAGTGCCGGACCTTCTGATCCTGGGCGCGGGCGTGGCCGGCATGGCCGCCGCCCTGGAGGCCCGCAGGCTCGGGTTGATCTTCGAGGTGCTCGAAGCCGCCGAGCCCTTTGCCACGCTGGTCAACTTCCCCCGGGCCAAGCCCATCTTCACCTACCCGGCCGGGATGCAGCCCGCCGGCGGGCTGCAGGTGAGCGCCACGGTGAAGGAAGCGCTGCTGGGCGAGCTGCGCGCGCAGGTGGGACGGGCGGGCATCGAAGTCCGCCGCGGCCGCGCGGAGCGGATCGAGCGCGAGGGGAACGCGCTGGCGGTGCGCCTCGCGGACGGCGCCACGATTCGCGCGCGCCGCGTGCTGGTGGCCATCGGCCGCAGCGGCGACTTCCGCATGCTCGGCGTGCCCGGGGAGCACCTCGACAAGGTGTACAACCGGCTTCACGACCCCGCCGACTACCGGGGGAAGGACGCGCTGGTGGTGGGCGGGGGCGACTCCGCGGTGGAGACGGCCGTGGCGCTCGCGGAGGCGGGCGCGCGGGTGACGCTGGCGCACCGCGGCCCGCAGCTCTCGCGCGCGAAGGGCGAAAACGTGGCGAAGCTGGAGGCGCTCTCGGTTGGCGGCGCCGTTTCGGTGAAGCTCCATGCGCAGGTTCGCGAGATCCGCGCCTCCGAAGTGGTGCTGGCCGGCCCCGGCGGCGAGGCGGCGACGATCGCCAACGACGTGGTGTTCGCCATGGTCGGGCGGGAGGCGCCGCTGGAGTTCCTGCGCCGGTCAGGGATCCGCATCGCGGGCGAAGGCACGGCCGCGGGCTGGATCGCGGTGGGGCTGTTCCTCGCGTTCCTGGCCCTGCTCTACGACTGGAAGGCCGGGGGTTTCCTGGAAGCCGCCGTGTGGTCGAAGTGGGCCTGGCCCGGAAACGCCCCGGAGCTCCTGGCCTCGCTGGGCTCGTGGTGGTCGGCGCAGGTAGGGGAGCGAGCCTCGCTGGTGGGCACCGTGGCCGTGTCCATGAAGAGCCGGTCCTTCTATTACACGCTGCTCTACACCGCGCTGGTGGGCTGGTTCGGCATTCGGCGCATCCGAAGTCGCAACACCCCCTACGTCACGGCGCAGACGCTGAGCCTGTTCCTGGTGCAGGCGATCCCGCTGTTCGTGCTGCCGGAGATCGTGTTGCCCTGGCTGGGGTATAACGGAGTGTTCAGCGGGGGTGCCGGGAAGTTCGTGGCCGACCGGCTGTTCGAGAGTTACATCCCCGCCGCCGACTACGCCGCGCGCCACTGGCCCGACTGGGGCCACCCGCGGGCCTACTGGCGCGCGTACGGACTCATCCTGGCCTGGCCGCTGAACGTGTACAACATCTTCACCGAGCAGCCCCTGTGGTGGTGGATCGGAATCGGGTTCGTGCAGACTTTCGTGCTGCTGCCGCTCGCGATCCGGAAGTGGGGCAAGGGCGTGTACTGCGGCTGGATCTGCTCGTGCGGCGCGCTGGCCGAGACGCTGGGAGACACCCAGCGCGGCAAGATGCCCCACGGGCCGGGCTGGAACAGGCTAAACATGACCGGGCAGGTGTTCCTGGCCTTCGCTTTCGCGCTGCTGGGGCTGCGGATCGCGGCGTGGGCCATGCCGGCTTCCGGGCTCGGCAGCCTGTTCGCCCTTCTCCTGGAAGGCAGGAACGCGCAGCACCAGCTGGTAAACCCGGCAAGCTACAAGTGGATCGTGGACATCCTGTTCGGGGGCGTGATCGGCGTGGGCTTCTACTTCAAGTACTCCGGGCGCGTGTGGTGCCGGTTCGCCTGCCCGCTGGCGGCGCTGATGCACGTGTACGCGCGGTTCAGCCGCTTTGCAATCGTGGCCGAGAAGAAGAAGTGCATCTCGTGCAACGTGTGCACCTCGGTGTGTCACCAGGGAATCGATGTGATGAACTTCGCCAATAAGGGGCTGCCGATGCGCGACGTGGAGTGCGTGCGCTGCTCGGCGTGCGTGCAGAGCTGCCCCACGGGAGTGCTGAGATTCGGGGAGGTGGGGCCGACGGGACAGGTCTTGCGGCTGGATGCCGTGCCGGCGAGGCGGAGGATGGAGGGGCAGGGACGGTGAGCCATGAGCCCACGCCGGCCGGGCCGATGAAACTCGATCAGACCATCCCGGACGCGGATCTCCAGCGCGCGCGGGAGCTCCTGGAGGCGCAGACGTGGACCTTCGCCAAGACCATGCCGTGGGTGCCCCACTGGTATTCGCTTCGGAAGAACTGGGCCAGGGACGAGGAGTTCGTGTGGGTCGTGGAGACCATGAGGCGGGACGGCTGTGACGAGATCTATGAAGGCCGGCGGTACAGGGTCATGATCGTGGGCGGGTTCAAGTACTGGACGATGGAGGCTCCGGTGGGGGAGACGATTCTGGTCAATCGGAAGGCGGTTCGGAATGCAGTAGAACGAATATAGGTGCAACCGAAGGCACGCGGAGCGCCGTGGCAGGGCCAACGGTAACCCAAGTTGGTCCGCGTGCCACGTGTCTGGCTCCAGGGAGTCAGGCGACCGTCCCCCGGATGGGGGGACGGTCGCCGTAGCCCGCGAAACGAGCTTCCCGGATTACTTGAGCAGCACCGCCCGGCCAGTCAGCTCCTGGCCGCCGGTGACCAGGCGCCAGAAGTACACGCCGGCCCCTGCCGGCCCCCCCGCGCTGTTCCTTCCGTCCCAGTGAATGATGTGGGCACCCTGCTCCTTCGATCCCGAGACGAGGGTCCGGATCCTCCGCCCCGCGGCGTCGTACACTGCGATGTCGACATGCCCGGCGCCTGGCAGCGTGTACGAGATCGCCATCCCCCGGATCGCAGGATTGGGGGAGCTCCGTGCAGCCAGTCGCAGTTGCGAATCCCCACCGATGCCGAGCGGCGACGGGTCACAGCTGGTGTTCGCCCCGCGCAGCACGTACTCGTACACGTAGTCGCATGCCATCTTCGTCTGCCAGTTCTGCAGCAAGTGATAGCGGCGCATCCACCTCCAGCGGACCTTGGTGGACTTGCGGAGGAACTTGCCCAGGCGTCCGAAGCTGATCTGCCGGCCGCGGATGTACTCCTGGTCCCATGGGGGGAGCAACAGGCGATTCAGAATCGGCGCCGATTCGCCCGGGTAGTACATGCTCCCGAAGCTCACCCCGTCCGTATTGAACGGCGCGAACACGCCCTCGTCGGTGATCACCATCTGCTCTTCATCGTTGATCTCGCCGAACGTGTTGCGATAGGCATTGCCATTCCACCCGTTGGGATAGGACGTATGGCTGAGGCCGGTCGAGCCGCCGAAGTGGTCCATCGACGATTGCAGGAATGAGAAATGGTTGCTGTAGCGGCGCAGTGGATTGAAGCCATTCGTGGGATGGTAGTTCTGCCCGAAGGGCTGCACCATCCCGGTGGGGGAGAGGTACGGGGTGGCGCCCGCGGCGACAAGGGGGAACGGGGATGCGACCAGGTTGAGGGGGTTGAACGCCCGGTCGAGGACCTGGTCCACGTAGAGCAGCGCAGCCCGCTTGGGTGCGCAGGCGCCGCGGTTGGCGGGAGAGCCGGCACAACTCCACAGGCCGCGGTCGAATACCTTGATGAAGCCGAGGGCGCCCTTGGGATGGTACCCGCTGGGCCACAGGGCTGTCGTGTTGGGATTGCCTACCTGACTATTGATGGTGCAAACGCCGTCGTCATAGCCCGGGTGAATGAGCCACTTGAATGGACTCACATAGGAGGGATGTCCGCCCACCACCGTGAGATCGCGCACCGGCGTCGTTTCGATCTTCGGACCCCACTTGAGCTGCGCGACCAGCGGTACCAGGTCGACCAGGACGCTGTGGCGCAGCGCGCTGAAGTTCGGAGGGCAATTGAAGGCCGGGAACGCCGGCCAGATCTCGTTGGCCATGCCGAAGGTCACGTTGACCAGCGGGCAGACCCACTCGGGCACGTTGTTGGAGAACGCCCGCTCGCAGTACCCGGACGCGATGATCACGGCCGTGGCCAGCCGCGAACCCGAGATCGCGGCATCGAGCGCGATGTGGGCCTTGCACAGCTTCGGAACCACCGTGGCACCGAGGTTGGGGCGTATCTGTGCGGCGCTCATGGCCACATCCGTGATCAGCCCACCGGTCGAATGTGAGACGACGACGAAGCTGGGCGTGCCGAAGCCCTGCACGTCGTTCCTGCCCGAGAGGTCCACGACCCCGGTGCCGTCCCGCATGGCATCCACGATCTGCGTCAGGATCGCCCGAACGCCGACCTCCAGCCGCTGCGTCACGGGATAGGACACGACCAGGTAGCGGTTGCTGAAGCCCTTCTCCACGAGGAAGCGCTGAATGTGGTCGGCCCAGTAGGCATTGGCGAGGGTCTTCCACCAGCCGTCCCCGTAGAAGGAGGGATTCTCGATTCTGCCCTGATAGGGCCGTGGCACGTGCCATTCGACATTCACGTCCTCCGGAGTGCCGAAGACCTTCTGTGCCAGGGGCTCCATCATCAGCCCATGCACGAAGATGATGTCGCGACCGCCGAATGCGTAGTGCCGCGGGTCTTCCGGGGAGATGCAGTGGGGCTGCGCCGGCGGAGTGAACGGCGCCCAGCCGGCCGCGCTCGTTCCGAACGTGTCGGGTTCGGAGCTCGCCTGCTCCCAGATCAGGCTCTCAAACCGGGTCAGGGAATCCGACATCTCCTGCGGATCGACGGTCATGTTCAGCGCCGTGGAGAGCGAATCCGTGAAGTTGATGTTCACCTCCGGCGGCAGCGGCTCCTCGTCGATTGACGGCTCGCAGGGGAAATCGAGGTACCAGTCGGCCGTGGCCAGGTCCTTACCCGGGTAGAGGTCGGACAGGCTGCCGGCCAGCGAGTCCACGTCGTTGAAGGTCACCTGGACGGCCGGATCGAGATCGTCCGGCAGAATGTCATTGCCCAGCGAATCCACCTCCGCCGGCTCGTTCCTGCAGCCCGAGCACCACGCCCACGTGTCGTTGTAGGTCGGTCCGAACGGGGGTATCCAGCCGCCGAAGAGCATCGACCGGCCCTGCACCACGTCGTAGGCCATTCCGGCGAACAGGCGCACGCCCAGGGCGGCGGGGAGCCGCTTCCATTTCACGCCATCCCAGCGCCCGACAGTGGAACCATCATCCCCGTAGAGCAACAGGCGACCGCAGTCGGGGCTGTACGCCATCGACGCCCCCCGTACCGGCTGCGCGGACGTGGCGTCGAGAAGCGCCCAGGCGGAACCGTTCCACTCCCATGTTTCGCCCGAGAGCCCGGCACCGGTGTCGCCCCCCGCCAGGAAGATCGTGCGCGCGTCCTCGTCGTAGGCCATCGCGGCCCCGAAGCGGGCCGAAGGAGCGGGGATCGTGGCGGTGACCTGCGACCACGCGATTCCGTCCCAGGTCCACATGTCATCACGGGGTGTGCCATCGAATCCCCCGAACAACACCACGCACCGCCGGACGTCGTCGTAGACCATGCTCTGGCTGTGCCGTGGGGAGGGCCCCGTGCTCGCCACCTGCTCCCAGGTCAACCCATCCCATTCCCATGTGTCGCCGAATGGGGCGCCAGACAAAGTCCCACCGAATAGGACCACGCGTCCCCGGGCCTTGTCGAAGGCCATGGAGTGCATCCGGCGGGCAGGAGGCGAAGTTGCCGGCGCGTCCTGGGTCCACACGAACCCGTCCCACTCCCATGTGTCGCCGAAGTTGGTCGGCATGTTGGCGCCCCCGAAGAGCACGATGGTGCCTCGTTTCGAGTCCGTCACCATGGCGTGGCCCCAGCGCGCGCTCGGCGCCACCGGTGAGCCTGCCACACCGGGCCCCGTGAGGTGGGCCCAGGTGTCGGGGCCGAAACACCGGGTAGAATCGGACGCGCATGGTACCAGCGGCACGCTCGCGGCCAGCAGGACACCATCGGCGCGGATGCTCACGCTGCACGGCAGGGCGACGTTGGCGCAGATGCAGAATCGCGCGGTGCCCGATACGTCGGTGAAGACGCGCACGGCGCTGCACTCGACGGCATGCCCGAGCGGTTGGGTGGGGCAGAAGTTCAATACCCCGTTTCCGAAGTCGACCACCACCTTGGACCCGGTGATGGGGTTGCCGAACAGATCGTGAACGATCACGTCGAAGCAGCAGGTCCCGTTCGCCCCGACCGACAGTGTGGATGGCACCGTGGAGTTCGCCGCGCTGGGTGGGAAGCCGAAGTAGGGGCTGGTGTTCAGCAGCACCGACGCCGTGTTGACAGCGTTGTTCACCACGGCCATGTCGAGTCTGCCATCAGCGTCCAAGTCCCCAAGCGCGACCCAGAAGGGACTCGTTCCGACCGCAAGATCGGTCTTGGGACCGAATCCGCCAGTGCCGTCACCCAGGAGTACCGACACCGTGCTCGAGTTCTGGTTCGTGACCGCGATGTCCAACCTGCCGTCGAGATCCAGGTCGGCGATCGCGGGTTGTCGGGGCAGGGTCCCGACCGCGAAGTTGGTCCCGGGGCCGAACCCACCTGTGCCATTGCCAAGGTGCACCGCCACGCTGTTCGCGCTTGCGGCTGCGACTACGGCATCGAGCCTTCCGTCGCTGTTCACGTCTCCGAGCGCGACCGTCCGCGGGCTCGAACCTGTCGGGAAGTCGGTCTTGGGGCCGAAGCCGCCCACGCCGTCACTGAGGAATACCGAGATCGCGTTAGCATACCAGCTGGTCACAACCAGATCGGGCTTCGCATCCAGGTTCACGTCCCCGATTGCGGTCGACGTTGGGCCCCCCGCGCATGCGAGGTCGGTCTTCGGACCGAATCCTCCGGCGCCGTCCCCGAGAAAGACCGATACAGTGTTGGAAACCAGGTTCGCGACCACCAGGTCCGCCTTGCTGTCACCGCTGACGTCCCCAATCACGATGTTGTAGGGCTCCGTGCCAGCGGCGTAGTCGGTTCTGGGCGCGAACCCCCCGGCCCCATCGCCGAGGAACACGGAGACGGAGCCCGGACTGCCCGGATAGTAGCCCGCATTCGCCACCACGACGTCGGGCCTTCCGTCTCCACTGATATCTTCGATTGCCACCGAGAATGGAATGATGCCGGCGGAGAAGTCGGTCTTTGGACCGAACCCACCGGCGCCATTGCCCATCAGCACGGAGATGGTGTTGCCATTGCGGTTCGCTGCTACCATGTCGAGTCTGCAGTCGCCGTTCAGGTCGCCCATCGCGACCGAAGTGGGGGCTGCTCCGGTTGGGAAATCAGTATTCGTTCCAAAGCTGACGGGGTAGGCGACGCCCGCAGTTGCGGGAACGAGCGCAGCCATGAGGAGCAGGGAGAGCAGTGCACGGGAAGGCAATAGCGATGGCTTCATGGATGGGTCCCTTTCATCGCCCGAAGGCGGCCGGGGTACAACGGGACGTCACACACGAAAGGACCGAATGTGTCTGGCTGGATCCGGCGGCGCGGCCTCGATGCTGCCGCCGGAGCGAGGATGAAAGGGCTGGTAGCGAGTGCTAAGCTGGGGGGGAATCCGCCGTGACTTCAGAGGTGCCAGGGACAAGTGTGCTGGCGGACGAAACTAGAGATTCGAATATAGGTATCACGGCGACACAGATTTGTCAATATGCATGTTTATCTGCATGCGCACGTTCATATGTGAGCGCAAACGACCGCTGAAGGGTAGTTGCCTCGGGCCAGAGTCCATCCGGGCCGGCCCAACCAAGGGGACCTCATGGCATCGCCGAGCACGGACTGGATTGGCAACCACCGGCGCCCAGGCATCGCGCTGTTCGTCCTGCTGCTCGCCGTCATCGCCGGGGAGGGCTACCTGCTGTTCCAACAGTCGTTGGTCATCAGAGCCAGCCGGGCCCAGTCCGACAGGCTACGGACGAAATTCCTGGGGGCCGACACCGCCCAGTTCACAGGCGCCCCGGGGGTTCGTATCCGACTTCAG
It encodes the following:
- a CDS encoding VCBS repeat-containing protein, whose translation is MKPSLLPSRALLSLLLMAALVPATAGVAYPVSFGTNTDFPTGAAPTSVAMGDLNGDCRLDMVAANRNGNTISVLMGNGAGGFGPKTDFSAGIIPFSVAIEDISGDGRPDVVVANAGYYPGSPGSVSVFLGDGAGGFAPRTDYAAGTEPYNIVIGDVSGDSKADLVVANLVSNTVSVFLGDGAGGFGPKTDLACAGGPTSTAIGDVNLDAKPDLVVTSWYANAISVFLSDGVGGFGPKTDFPTGSSPRTVALGDVNSDGRLDAVVAAASANSVAVHLGNGTGGFGPGTNFAVGTLPRQPAIADLDLDGRLDIAVTNQNSSTVSVLLGDGTGGFGPKTDLAVGTSPFWVALGDLDADGRLDMAVVNNAVNTASVLLNTSPYFGFPPSAANSTVPSTLSVGANGTCCFDVIVHDLFGNPITGSKVVVDFGNGVLNFCPTQPLGHAVECSAVRVFTDVSGTARFCICANVALPCSVSIRADGVLLAASVPLVPCASDSTRCFGPDTWAHLTGPGVAGSPVAPSARWGHAMVTDSKRGTIVLFGGANMPTNFGDTWEWDGFVWTQDAPATSPPARRMHSMAFDKARGRVVLFGGTLSGAPFGDTWEWDGLTWEQVASTGPSPRHSQSMVYDDVRRCVVLFGGFDGTPRDDMWTWDGIAWSQVTATIPAPSARFGAAMAYDEDARTIFLAGGDTGAGLSGETWEWNGSAWALLDATSAQPVRGASMAYSPDCGRLLLYGDDGSTVGRWDGVKWKRLPAALGVRLFAGMAYDVVQGRSMLFGGWIPPFGPTYNDTWAWCSGCRNEPAEVDSLGNDILPDDLDPAVQVTFNDVDSLAGSLSDLYPGKDLATADWYLDFPCEPSIDEEPLPPEVNINFTDSLSTALNMTVDPQEMSDSLTRFESLIWEQASSEPDTFGTSAAGWAPFTPPAQPHCISPEDPRHYAFGGRDIIFVHGLMMEPLAQKVFGTPEDVNVEWHVPRPYQGRIENPSFYGDGWWKTLANAYWADHIQRFLVEKGFSNRYLVVSYPVTQRLEVGVRAILTQIVDAMRDGTGVVDLSGRNDVQGFGTPSFVVVSHSTGGLITDVAMSAAQIRPNLGATVVPKLCKAHIALDAAISGSRLATAVIIASGYCERAFSNNVPEWVCPLVNVTFGMANEIWPAFPAFNCPPNFSALRHSVLVDLVPLVAQLKWGPKIETTPVRDLTVVGGHPSYVSPFKWLIHPGYDDGVCTINSQVGNPNTTALWPSGYHPKGALGFIKVFDRGLWSCAGSPANRGACAPKRAALLYVDQVLDRAFNPLNLVASPFPLVAAGATPYLSPTGMVQPFGQNYHPTNGFNPLRRYSNHFSFLQSSMDHFGGSTGLSHTSYPNGWNGNAYRNTFGEINDEEQMVITDEGVFAPFNTDGVSFGSMYYPGESAPILNRLLLPPWDQEYIRGRQISFGRLGKFLRKSTKVRWRWMRRYHLLQNWQTKMACDYVYEYVLRGANTSCDPSPLGIGGDSQLRLAARSSPNPAIRGMAISYTLPGAGHVDIAVYDAAGRRIRTLVSGSKEQGAHIIHWDGRNSAGGPAGAGVYFWRLVTGGQELTGRAVLLK
- a CDS encoding NAD(P)-binding domain-containing protein → MARYARWLHTGWPAGQVEKLPEVRPDGGTSVPGVYVCGDLAGVPLLKFALDTGARVARTIASELGVSGSGGGVPDLLILGAGVAGMAAALEARRLGLIFEVLEAAEPFATLVNFPRAKPIFTYPAGMQPAGGLQVSATVKEALLGELRAQVGRAGIEVRRGRAERIEREGNALAVRLADGATIRARRVLVAIGRSGDFRMLGVPGEHLDKVYNRLHDPADYRGKDALVVGGGDSAVETAVALAEAGARVTLAHRGPQLSRAKGENVAKLEALSVGGAVSVKLHAQVREIRASEVVLAGPGGEAATIANDVVFAMVGREAPLEFLRRSGIRIAGEGTAAGWIAVGLFLAFLALLYDWKAGGFLEAAVWSKWAWPGNAPELLASLGSWWSAQVGERASLVGTVAVSMKSRSFYYTLLYTALVGWFGIRRIRSRNTPYVTAQTLSLFLVQAIPLFVLPEIVLPWLGYNGVFSGGAGKFVADRLFESYIPAADYAARHWPDWGHPRAYWRAYGLILAWPLNVYNIFTEQPLWWWIGIGFVQTFVLLPLAIRKWGKGVYCGWICSCGALAETLGDTQRGKMPHGPGWNRLNMTGQVFLAFAFALLGLRIAAWAMPASGLGSLFALLLEGRNAQHQLVNPASYKWIVDILFGGVIGVGFYFKYSGRVWCRFACPLAALMHVYARFSRFAIVAEKKKCISCNVCTSVCHQGIDVMNFANKGLPMRDVECVRCSACVQSCPTGVLRFGEVGPTGQVLRLDAVPARRRMEGQGR